One Mycobacterium marseillense DNA window includes the following coding sequences:
- a CDS encoding dihydrolipoyl dehydrogenase family protein, whose amino-acid sequence MKAGKDFDVIVVGGGVGGVAAVRKLASVGLSVALVEDRLVGGECHYWGCNPSKTLLRPIEVFNLAKAVPGVREAISGNGLDIAAIFAKRDAIIENLSDQDRTASLREAGVTVFHGYGRLSGERTVRVAYALGDTTEAVLTARHAVVLATGTRPNVPQIPGLAQARPWTNRDVTTMTEVPPRALVVGGGPVGVEFATILTGLGSAVTLLVRGSTLLPSCEPEARELIAQALRSQGVTIHFETELSAVARPAAGGPVAATFHGQTIEVDELILAAGRRTNTDNIGLETLGLPSGGFVAVNDHLQAVGVAGDWLYALGDTTGRARLSHISTYHGRLVADIIAARAAGRELSENELTAHDAGSLAQVIFTEPQVAWVGRTESRARAEGFAVRTRTARYPGTLSFLALFREGFYGWAKLVINAETNTVLGATFVGPEFSELVQAATLAIVAKVPVSLLRHAVAPHPTVNQVWDLLVAQESELAPLLKSESQQAQKSA is encoded by the coding sequence ATGAAAGCCGGCAAAGACTTCGACGTGATCGTCGTTGGTGGCGGCGTGGGCGGTGTGGCGGCAGTGCGAAAGCTTGCGTCCGTGGGCCTTTCAGTGGCGCTCGTTGAGGATCGCTTGGTCGGTGGGGAGTGCCATTACTGGGGTTGCAACCCGAGCAAAACGCTGCTTCGCCCGATCGAGGTGTTCAACCTCGCGAAAGCGGTCCCTGGTGTGCGAGAGGCTATTTCGGGCAACGGATTGGACATTGCGGCGATATTCGCGAAACGCGACGCGATCATTGAGAATCTCTCGGACCAAGACCGAACAGCGTCACTGCGCGAAGCCGGTGTAACGGTTTTTCATGGGTACGGCCGGTTGAGCGGCGAACGAACAGTGCGGGTGGCCTACGCCCTGGGAGATACCACCGAAGCGGTCTTGACCGCGCGCCACGCGGTGGTGCTGGCCACCGGGACCCGTCCGAACGTGCCACAGATACCCGGGTTGGCGCAGGCACGCCCGTGGACCAATCGGGACGTGACGACCATGACAGAGGTGCCACCTCGCGCGCTGGTGGTGGGCGGCGGTCCCGTCGGTGTCGAGTTCGCGACCATCCTGACCGGATTGGGCTCTGCGGTAACGCTTCTGGTGCGTGGGAGCACCCTTCTGCCAAGCTGCGAACCCGAGGCTCGCGAGCTGATCGCGCAGGCGCTGCGAAGCCAGGGCGTCACGATTCACTTTGAGACAGAGTTGTCGGCGGTAGCGCGTCCCGCGGCGGGCGGGCCCGTCGCCGCAACGTTCCACGGCCAGACCATCGAGGTAGACGAGCTCATCCTGGCTGCCGGACGGCGCACCAATACCGACAACATCGGACTGGAAACCCTCGGCCTGCCCAGCGGCGGGTTCGTTGCCGTGAACGACCATCTCCAGGCGGTCGGTGTCGCAGGCGACTGGCTCTATGCCCTGGGAGATACCACCGGGCGGGCTCGGCTGTCTCATATCTCGACCTACCATGGGCGCCTCGTGGCCGACATCATCGCGGCCCGGGCGGCGGGGCGAGAACTGTCCGAGAACGAGTTGACTGCCCATGATGCCGGCAGCCTTGCACAGGTCATCTTCACTGAGCCGCAAGTGGCCTGGGTCGGGCGCACGGAAAGTCGAGCCCGCGCAGAAGGGTTCGCGGTACGGACACGAACGGCCCGTTATCCGGGCACACTGTCATTCCTGGCCCTGTTCAGGGAGGGCTTTTACGGATGGGCGAAATTGGTCATCAACGCCGAGACCAACACGGTGCTCGGAGCGACGTTCGTCGGCCCCGAATTCTCGGAACTGGTTCAAGCAGCCACCCTGGCCATCGTCGCGAAGGTTCCGGTCAGTCTCCTACGCCACGCTGTCGCGCCGCACCCGACGGTCAATCAAGTCTGGGATCTGCTCGTCGCCCAAGAGTCCGAACTCGCCCCGTTACTGAAAAGCGAGTCGCAGCAAGCCCAGAAGAGCGCATGA
- a CDS encoding PPE family protein: MDFGALPPEINSGRMYSGPGCGSMLAASAAWDGLAADLHSAAGSYGTVISDLTSAAWRGSASVAMAAAAAPYISWLTTTAVLCEQAAAGARGAAAAYEAAFGMTVPPPVVAANRAQLMLLIATNILGQNTPAIAATEAEYGEMWAQDAGAMYEYAGLSAAASALPPFTSPAPTSNPAGVAAQGAAAANAGAMSAGTATQTVISTGSRLLSAMPNALEGLGLPLSAAAPLPSFFELLSLLSPVNLAVSSVATAITSTGTAGSYAGLGYAAHYDADGASKMDAILQRLGAAPEAFGPSASMSLGSADLRAGGDAAPASSAGLGRACSVGALSVPPNWTATAPPIRRISVAGPDTLSETVPTVLAAIPENLLNEMVLAGMAVRGITGNAPRGRPRITITVTQHPPDSEIGR, translated from the coding sequence ATGGATTTCGGGGCGCTGCCACCAGAAATCAACTCCGGCCGCATGTATTCCGGTCCCGGCTGCGGGTCGATGCTGGCTGCCTCGGCGGCGTGGGACGGGTTGGCGGCCGACCTGCATTCGGCAGCCGGCTCCTATGGGACGGTGATCTCGGACCTGACCAGCGCGGCATGGCGGGGTTCCGCGTCGGTGGCGATGGCGGCCGCCGCCGCACCCTACATCTCGTGGCTCACGACGACGGCTGTCCTGTGTGAGCAGGCCGCTGCCGGGGCCAGGGGCGCGGCGGCCGCCTACGAGGCCGCGTTTGGGATGACGGTGCCCCCACCGGTGGTGGCGGCCAACCGCGCGCAACTGATGTTGCTGATCGCGACAAACATCCTCGGCCAAAACACACCGGCGATCGCGGCCACCGAAGCCGAGTACGGCGAAATGTGGGCCCAAGACGCCGGGGCAATGTACGAATATGCCGGCCTGTCCGCTGCCGCTTCGGCGTTACCGCCGTTCACCTCGCCCGCGCCCACCTCGAACCCAGCGGGCGTCGCCGCCCAGGGAGCCGCAGCAGCGAACGCCGGCGCCATGTCTGCGGGCACGGCCACCCAGACCGTCATATCGACGGGCTCGCGGCTGCTCTCCGCAATGCCCAACGCGCTTGAAGGACTTGGCTTACCGCTATCGGCCGCGGCACCACTTCCATCGTTCTTCGAATTGCTGAGCTTACTGAGCCCGGTGAATCTGGCCGTCTCGTCGGTGGCGACAGCCATCACGTCGACGGGGACGGCCGGTTCGTACGCCGGCCTGGGATATGCGGCGCACTACGACGCAGACGGTGCCAGCAAAATGGACGCCATACTGCAGCGTTTGGGGGCGGCTCCGGAAGCCTTCGGGCCAAGCGCGTCAATGTCATTGGGTTCGGCAGACCTGAGGGCAGGCGGCGATGCGGCGCCCGCATCATCGGCGGGTTTAGGCCGGGCCTGCTCGGTTGGCGCGCTATCGGTGCCGCCGAATTGGACCGCAACCGCCCCGCCGATCAGGCGCATCTCGGTAGCGGGACCGGACACTCTGTCCGAGACTGTTCCGACGGTCCTGGCGGCGATCCCAGAAAACCTGCTCAACGAAATGGTTCTGGCGGGCATGGCGGTACGCGGCATCACCGGTAATGCCCCGCGAGGCCGGCCCAGGATCACCATCACCGTCACGCAGCACCCACCGGATAGCGAAATCGGGCGTTGA
- a CDS encoding NADP-dependent oxidoreductase, translating to MRAITVSDRDAGVAGLSLTDLPYPEAADNDVVVRVHAAGFTTGELDWPHTWIDRSGHDRTPSVPGHELSGVVVELGYGTTLLSVGQRVFGLADWARNGSLAEYTAVEARNLAPLPMDIDHTVAAALPISGLAAWQGLFDHGRLAAGQTVLIHGAAGGVGSIAVQLAREVGARVIGTGRTADRDRAGELGVHTFLDLETEKLEDAGEVDVVFDVIGGEILARSAALVRAGGTLVTIAEPPKTQPHDGRAIFFLVEADRAQLADLAARVRDGRLKPVVGAVLPLAEAATAFAPGKRIPGKTILRVAED from the coding sequence ATGCGAGCCATCACTGTTTCAGATCGTGACGCTGGTGTCGCCGGCCTGTCGCTAACGGACCTGCCCTACCCTGAGGCGGCCGACAACGATGTCGTCGTGCGGGTACACGCCGCCGGTTTCACCACCGGGGAGCTCGACTGGCCGCACACCTGGATCGACCGCTCGGGTCATGACCGCACACCGAGCGTGCCCGGCCACGAGCTATCGGGCGTCGTGGTTGAGTTAGGTTACGGCACCACCCTTTTGAGTGTCGGTCAACGGGTGTTCGGACTCGCCGACTGGGCCCGCAACGGCTCCCTGGCGGAGTACACCGCGGTGGAAGCCCGCAATCTCGCACCGCTGCCGATGGACATCGACCACACTGTTGCCGCGGCGCTCCCGATCTCTGGATTGGCCGCCTGGCAGGGCCTGTTCGACCACGGCCGCCTCGCCGCCGGACAAACGGTTCTGATCCACGGCGCTGCCGGTGGGGTCGGCTCGATCGCGGTGCAGCTCGCCCGTGAAGTCGGTGCGCGCGTCATCGGTACCGGTCGGACCGCAGACCGAGACCGGGCCGGCGAGCTCGGCGTCCACACCTTCCTCGACCTGGAGACCGAAAAGCTCGAGGACGCAGGCGAAGTCGACGTGGTGTTTGACGTGATCGGCGGAGAAATTCTCGCCCGATCGGCCGCGCTGGTGCGGGCTGGCGGGACGCTCGTCACCATCGCCGAGCCGCCGAAGACCCAGCCGCACGACGGACGGGCGATTTTCTTCCTTGTCGAGGCCGACCGCGCTCAGCTCGCCGACCTCGCCGCGCGAGTGCGCGACGGACGCCTCAAACCGGTGGTGGGTGCCGTGCTGCCGCTCGCCGAAGCTGCCACCGCGTTCGCCCCCGGCAAGCGTATCCCCGGCAAGACGATCCTGCGGGTCGCCGAGGACTGA
- a CDS encoding alpha/beta hydrolase: MTAPAAMPGSPRPGLGAPRARKARRSAFRADVVVDVLQDGPSMAGRIASLSARLMIRPALSVGSHLPSAPWPWGAVEIAARAITPPPGTVRTGVGLAHCTAQLVRAAGVLPADGIHRAVLYLHGGAFLTCGAHSHGRLVSMLSSFADSPVLVPNYRKIPKHSIGEAIDDCYDGYSWLRRQGYEPDQIVLAGDSAGGYLALTLAQRLLACGERPAAMVAMSPLLQLATQPKTAHPNIGSDAMFPPRAFEAFHALITRAAAHPAATGHSDALYEPLDHIRPGLPPMLIHVSGREVLLHDAQLAAQRLATAGVPVEVQVWPGQIHVFQLAAPMIPEATRSLRQIGHYIREATG; this comes from the coding sequence ATGACCGCACCCGCCGCGATGCCGGGTTCACCGCGCCCCGGTCTAGGAGCACCCAGGGCACGAAAAGCGCGGCGGTCCGCGTTCCGCGCGGACGTCGTCGTTGACGTTCTCCAGGACGGTCCGAGCATGGCTGGGCGCATCGCCTCGCTGAGTGCCCGACTGATGATCCGCCCGGCATTGAGCGTGGGCAGCCACCTGCCCTCGGCGCCGTGGCCATGGGGCGCCGTCGAGATCGCCGCCCGCGCCATCACGCCGCCACCGGGCACGGTGCGCACGGGCGTCGGGCTGGCGCACTGCACCGCGCAGCTGGTCCGCGCCGCCGGAGTGCTACCGGCCGACGGCATCCACCGGGCCGTCCTGTACCTGCACGGCGGAGCCTTCCTCACTTGCGGCGCCCACTCGCACGGTCGGCTGGTCAGCATGCTGTCCAGCTTCGCCGACAGCCCCGTCCTGGTGCCCAATTACCGCAAGATTCCCAAACATTCGATCGGCGAGGCGATCGACGACTGCTACGACGGCTACTCGTGGCTGCGCCGACAGGGTTACGAGCCCGACCAGATCGTGCTGGCCGGCGATTCCGCCGGCGGTTATCTGGCGCTGACGCTGGCCCAACGCCTCCTCGCGTGCGGTGAGCGGCCGGCAGCGATGGTGGCCATGTCACCTCTGCTGCAACTGGCCACCCAACCCAAAACGGCTCACCCCAACATCGGCTCGGACGCGATGTTTCCGCCCAGAGCTTTCGAGGCCTTCCACGCCTTGATCACCCGCGCCGCAGCACACCCCGCCGCCACCGGGCATTCCGACGCGCTCTACGAGCCACTCGACCACATCCGACCGGGCTTGCCGCCCATGTTGATCCATGTGTCCGGTCGCGAGGTGTTGCTCCACGACGCGCAGCTGGCGGCTCAACGACTGGCCACCGCCGGCGTGCCAGTCGAAGTGCAGGTGTGGCCGGGCCAAATCCACGTCTTCCAACTCGCCGCGCCGATGATCCCCGAAGCCACCCGCTCGCTGCGTCAGATCGGCCACTACATCCGCGAGGCGACTGGATAG
- a CDS encoding helix-turn-helix transcriptional regulator — translation MSTASASGQVRTPPIRGRAGELKAIDALIAALAQGRGGVLVIEGPPGIGKSRLLTEVLARAEKAGVRALFGEAFEYQQTVPFFSLFMATLRADPPVGDAEALRRLGTSADLRYWVVRDLQAAIHAAASRTPLAILLEDIHWADNATLMALRSLAATRPDVPVLWVFTARTGAGGPVARETLTALEREDAEFLRLTAMPPSAVADIVQDAVRANADASLLSLADKAHGNPFLLTELLRGLDEEGRLAVSGGRAGATGETLPRRLSDTMQQRLEQLSPVASQVVRVAAVLPDRFSARLLAAMLERRPAALISAVEEAVRADLLIEDGEQMRFRHDLLREATRQSLPQSLRRAMERQSASVMLDMGAAPEEVATQLARSAEVGDQAAIAALREAAQSVANSDPGAASDLSGRALDLQPPQDPGRGPLVAETIVLLNRATRYEEAERLAGTTLSAALAPEEEAEILLRLRTPITDTTTRHIEDNRRALQLPQLTDVTRARHQAWLAYNLAMYGLHGQDSAAADEAAAAAATTGDLESRMLSGVALACLDCANGYAGRALRRVEEMQTLPPAGDMTAHNLAACHLANLLAVVGRLEDATMLVASRTEKSQHEHDGMALHIWALTAGVVQVAAGRLSAARTTTERLPTPERTGSTFVTAMRMFTLAEIAARTDDRTLLAATMGEARDAYITGSPAVRRGAACALGLAAWQRDDVHEALRWLGGDISLVVTPFLPTVLDQLTLTARVASAAGDAGLRARLLDAVDLLERERPPVRLFATVAQHIRGILERDAQALVVAAESLRSSQRPLLYASAAEDAGAELARAQHNAEALDHLNAAFDTYIECGATADARRVGRALRRLGVERRIVTHPRAKTGWDSLTESELTVVNLIAEGATNRSVAQQLQISPHTVKTHVRHAFTKLGITSRAQLTQLMRGSD, via the coding sequence GTGAGTACCGCGAGTGCGTCGGGGCAGGTGCGCACACCGCCGATTCGGGGGCGGGCGGGCGAGCTGAAGGCGATCGATGCGCTCATCGCGGCGCTCGCTCAAGGGCGCGGGGGCGTACTGGTCATCGAGGGGCCACCGGGCATCGGAAAGAGCCGCTTGTTGACCGAGGTCTTGGCGCGCGCCGAGAAGGCCGGCGTCCGGGCGCTATTCGGCGAGGCCTTCGAGTACCAGCAGACGGTACCATTCTTCTCGCTGTTCATGGCGACCTTGCGCGCGGATCCACCCGTCGGTGATGCGGAGGCCTTGCGCCGCTTGGGCACTTCGGCCGATCTGCGCTACTGGGTGGTGCGCGATTTGCAAGCCGCCATACACGCGGCCGCGTCCCGAACGCCCTTGGCGATCCTGCTCGAGGACATCCATTGGGCCGACAACGCCACCCTGATGGCACTGCGGTCGTTGGCCGCGACACGGCCGGATGTGCCGGTGCTGTGGGTGTTTACCGCGCGAACCGGTGCCGGCGGGCCGGTCGCTCGCGAAACGCTGACCGCGCTGGAACGCGAGGATGCCGAGTTTCTGCGGTTGACGGCCATGCCACCGAGCGCGGTCGCCGACATTGTGCAAGACGCCGTGCGAGCCAACGCGGATGCGTCACTCTTGAGTCTGGCCGACAAGGCGCACGGCAACCCGTTCCTGCTCACGGAGCTGCTGCGCGGACTGGACGAGGAGGGCCGACTCGCGGTCAGCGGCGGCCGCGCCGGTGCCACCGGGGAGACGTTGCCACGACGGCTCAGCGACACCATGCAGCAACGACTCGAGCAGCTCTCCCCCGTTGCGAGCCAAGTCGTGCGCGTCGCCGCGGTGCTGCCCGACCGGTTCTCGGCCCGGCTGCTCGCCGCGATGCTGGAACGCCGTCCGGCCGCCCTGATATCGGCGGTCGAAGAAGCGGTCCGCGCCGACCTGCTCATCGAAGACGGTGAACAGATGAGGTTTCGCCACGACCTGCTGCGCGAAGCGACGCGGCAGTCTTTGCCGCAGTCGCTGCGCCGAGCAATGGAGCGGCAATCCGCGAGCGTCATGCTGGACATGGGGGCGGCGCCCGAGGAGGTCGCAACCCAGCTCGCCCGCAGCGCGGAGGTGGGCGATCAGGCCGCGATCGCCGCGCTCCGCGAAGCCGCGCAGTCGGTGGCCAACAGCGACCCGGGCGCCGCATCGGATTTGAGCGGGCGCGCGTTGGATCTCCAGCCGCCCCAAGACCCGGGACGCGGGCCGCTCGTGGCAGAAACGATCGTCCTGCTCAATCGGGCCACCCGCTACGAGGAGGCGGAAAGGTTGGCCGGCACCACCCTGTCCGCCGCGCTGGCGCCCGAAGAAGAGGCCGAGATTCTTCTCCGGCTCCGGACGCCGATCACCGACACGACGACGCGGCACATCGAAGACAACCGCCGCGCCCTTCAGTTGCCTCAGCTCACCGACGTCACCCGGGCACGACATCAGGCGTGGCTGGCGTACAACCTGGCGATGTACGGCCTCCACGGACAGGACAGCGCGGCAGCCGACGAGGCGGCGGCGGCCGCGGCAACCACCGGCGATCTCGAGTCGAGAATGTTGTCCGGGGTGGCACTCGCCTGCCTCGACTGCGCAAACGGGTACGCGGGTCGCGCCCTGCGCCGCGTCGAGGAGATGCAAACCCTGCCGCCCGCGGGCGACATGACCGCCCACAACCTCGCCGCATGCCACCTGGCAAATCTGCTTGCCGTGGTGGGACGGCTGGAAGACGCCACAATGCTGGTCGCGAGCCGCACGGAGAAATCCCAGCACGAACACGACGGCATGGCGCTGCACATCTGGGCGCTGACGGCGGGGGTGGTGCAGGTGGCCGCGGGCCGGTTGTCGGCTGCCCGCACCACCACCGAGCGGCTGCCCACGCCCGAGCGGACGGGATCGACCTTCGTCACGGCGATGCGCATGTTCACCCTGGCCGAGATCGCGGCCCGCACCGACGACCGAACGTTGTTGGCAGCGACGATGGGCGAGGCGCGCGATGCGTACATCACCGGTTCACCGGCCGTACGTCGCGGGGCGGCGTGCGCGCTGGGGCTGGCGGCGTGGCAGCGCGACGACGTCCATGAAGCCCTGCGCTGGCTCGGCGGCGATATCTCGCTGGTCGTGACACCGTTCTTGCCGACGGTGTTGGATCAGCTGACCTTGACCGCGCGGGTGGCGTCGGCGGCCGGCGATGCCGGTCTGCGCGCGCGTCTCCTGGACGCCGTTGACCTGCTCGAACGCGAGCGGCCGCCGGTTCGGTTGTTCGCCACGGTCGCGCAACACATTCGCGGGATTCTCGAACGTGATGCCCAGGCGCTGGTGGTTGCCGCGGAGTCGCTTCGCTCATCGCAGCGACCGCTTCTCTACGCCAGCGCGGCCGAGGACGCCGGCGCCGAACTGGCTCGCGCACAGCACAACGCCGAAGCACTCGACCACCTCAACGCCGCATTCGACACCTACATCGAGTGCGGGGCCACCGCCGACGCCCGCCGAGTCGGCCGCGCACTACGCCGGCTAGGCGTGGAACGCCGCATCGTCACCCACCCCAGGGCAAAAACGGGCTGGGACAGCCTCACCGAATCCGAACTCACCGTCGTCAACCTCATCGCCGAAGGCGCCACCAACCGCTCCGTCGCCCAACAACTGCAAATCTCCCCCCACACCGTGAAGACCCACGTGCGCCATGCGTTCACCAAACTCGGCATCACCTCCCGCGCCCAATTGACCCAGCTCATGCGCGGCTCGGATTGA
- a CDS encoding cupin domain-containing protein, producing the protein MALKVALAALTVAVMFAPGAYAEPTPEHSDQIPVVRPVFNQSTNVPGKSLEAVTVSYPPGAKSGAHHHAKSAFIMAYVISGAIRSQVEGEPVRVYHPGETWSEAPGAHHTISENASATEPAELLAVFLLDTGDGPLTTDDNARR; encoded by the coding sequence ATGGCCCTGAAAGTAGCGCTCGCCGCACTGACCGTCGCGGTGATGTTCGCGCCTGGGGCATACGCCGAGCCGACGCCGGAGCATTCGGATCAAATCCCGGTGGTCCGCCCCGTTTTCAATCAATCAACCAATGTTCCGGGCAAATCACTCGAGGCAGTGACCGTCAGCTATCCGCCCGGGGCCAAGAGCGGAGCTCACCACCACGCGAAATCGGCGTTCATCATGGCCTACGTGATCTCCGGAGCGATCCGCAGTCAAGTCGAAGGTGAGCCGGTGCGCGTCTATCATCCCGGCGAGACGTGGAGTGAAGCCCCCGGCGCGCACCACACGATCAGTGAAAATGCCAGCGCCACTGAACCCGCTGAATTGCTGGCGGTCTTCCTGCTCGATACCGGAGACGGGCCACTCACCACGGACGACAACGCGAGAAGATGA
- a CDS encoding phosphoenolpyruvate carboxylase: MKPRQFQRSPAAYGSGAARTPWLLHRLRDAAASARHWARRNGIAGLDVIPAIEDQLHALQPICSAQGLATGTTCGAPAVAVAEIHAIDGCDQMGLSPDGDVVETLCQDCLATVRWAMATYVGDKREMASRCGTRPVCATCGRSTGYLRSVFAVRPIGPEGLS; encoded by the coding sequence ATGAAGCCTCGCCAATTTCAACGATCGCCTGCCGCTTACGGCTCCGGCGCCGCGCGAACACCATGGCTGCTGCATCGGCTACGGGACGCCGCTGCATCTGCCCGGCACTGGGCGCGCCGCAACGGAATCGCCGGGCTGGACGTCATCCCGGCGATCGAGGACCAACTTCACGCGTTGCAGCCCATCTGCAGTGCCCAGGGGCTGGCGACCGGCACCACATGCGGTGCCCCTGCGGTGGCGGTCGCCGAGATACACGCCATTGACGGCTGTGACCAAATGGGGCTGAGCCCGGACGGCGACGTCGTCGAAACGCTCTGTCAAGACTGCCTGGCCACTGTGCGATGGGCGATGGCGACGTACGTGGGCGACAAGCGCGAGATGGCGTCCCGCTGCGGCACCCGCCCGGTGTGCGCGACCTGCGGTCGTTCCACTGGGTACCTGCGCAGCGTCTTCGCTGTGCGTCCGATCGGGCCCGAGGGATTGTCATGA
- a CDS encoding helix-turn-helix domain-containing protein: MTSTRTYSKRSRRCWPRAQVTGGSQPPQVPRLFPHRSNSYCRCSPTPSPCPRCDTGLTTSRNLVPLLLREITRGADVVLAPEAMRQLSRLPWPGNVSQLRRVLTDTVARQRSGVINVDKLPPECRSVTRRKLTPMEALERDAIVRSLQDNGGNKQEAARALGMSRATIYRKINDYGIA; this comes from the coding sequence ATGACATCGACACGGACATACTCGAAGCGATCGCGTCGATGCTGGCCGCGCGCTCAGGTCACGGGTGGATCGCAGCCACCACAAGTTCCGCGGCTGTTTCCGCACCGATCAAACAGCTACTGCCGCTGTTCACCCACACCGTCACCGTGCCCGCGTTGCGACACCGGATTGACGACCTCGAGGAACCTCGTGCCGCTGCTGCTGCGCGAGATCACCCGGGGCGCCGATGTGGTGCTGGCGCCCGAGGCCATGCGGCAACTGAGCAGGTTGCCGTGGCCGGGCAACGTCTCGCAGCTGCGTCGGGTCCTGACGGACACCGTTGCCCGCCAACGATCCGGCGTCATCAACGTCGACAAGTTGCCACCGGAGTGCCGGTCCGTCACACGTCGCAAGCTGACTCCGATGGAAGCTCTGGAGCGCGATGCGATCGTCCGCAGCCTTCAGGACAACGGCGGCAACAAACAAGAGGCGGCACGCGCCCTGGGAATGTCCCGCGCGACCATCTACCGCAAGATCAACGACTACGGCATCGCCTAA